A segment of the Aptenodytes patagonicus chromosome 3, bAptPat1.pri.cur, whole genome shotgun sequence genome:
CAACCGCTTTGACTTTAACTTAGGTACGTCAATCAACTTAGACAACCTGTGAGAAAAGGCGATCTGTACTTATAACGGGGAAGACTGTGTTATCAAAGGGAGGAAAGGATAAAATTGTTCCCTTCCTGTGCAAACTTTTCCCACAGCCTGAAGTTTGCTGTGGCTGCTTCAGGCCTGGAGAAGAGCTTATGAGACTGAAAACTCTTCAATCTACAGTCTGGCAGGATTACCTCCTCCTATCACTTTGCTTGAATAAAAGTTACTTTCTGCATTGTGCACTTCTGAAGTTTCAGACAAGCAATGGTACCGAAGGGGATCTCTCGCAGGCAGCTAGCACGCAGACATACTTTACCTGAACAATGGCAAGCGTTGGCTCAAGCCGAGGGTTTTCTCTCTTAAGAGAGGCCAAGGATTTTTTTGCATTCTCAGTGATTTTGCTGCAACACAGTAACAGGCAAATCTTTAGCAAAATAAACCTTCCTAACATCAGTCAGCAGAAACCTATGTTAGTCAGCACTATGGAATAAATGCTTAGACGCGTATGCTTTTAATCATCAAAATTACACATGCATGTAAACTGTGAAGGCTGGTGTTCAGCAGTCAGGTACAGAAAACCCTAACAGACCAGAACACCTTTGTTTTACAGCTGTGTGTGTCATTGTCCCGACATGCTCAAAACTTTATAAGTAGCCTATGCCATTCCACGAGAAGGCTTGTCCAGCCCCACCACGGGAAGCGCAGCAGGGATCCACCACCCCCAGCCCTCAGCTCAGGTGGGTCCTTTGTTTCCATACCCTAGGCCCGGGTGGCAACAGAAGCAGAGGCCTTCAGACCTGGGGCTGCTACAGCTTGACACAGGCATCACCAGCCCTAACAGCAGCAACCCCGCCGCTTTTCATGGATGCTATTCAAAACTGCGGGCAGCAGGGAGACAAGAGGAGCTCTGTTGGCCACGCTGCTTCTTGGAAAAACCATCGGCAGCCAGGCACTGGAAAAATTTTCTGGGTAAGTGGCTGCCAGCTCTCCTCTGTTACCTTCTGCGCACGTAGATGATACTTACCCAGCAGGGGAAGAAGGAGACGCTGCAGGAAGTAGGAGACCCCCTGAAAGATGCCTGCCTGACCCCCACAGCAGGCAAAACTAGCCGGGGAAAACACAGCCTAGAGCAGTTTTTTGCTACCTCTTACCCCCCTTGCAGAAGCCAACGACCAACTCAGGTCAATGTCGTGGCAGCCAAACTGTCCCAGCTGAGGTTGGATGGacgcggggagggcggggggggcgaCCAGGGACGACCCAGACGACACGTTTTCCAGGCACACGTCCACGCACAGCCTCACCTGAACCATCGCCACGTAACGCCTGCTCCGCTCGCCCTCAGAATGCCGCAACACAAAAGCCACAGCAAAaaaccggcggcggcggcggcggcggcggcggcggcggcggcggcggcgtggtgTGGAGGAAGCATTTTACCACGAGGTCGCGTCCCCCTCCCCGGTAGGGcatcaccccccccaaaaaaaaaaacccaccccaaaaaccaACCCGATGCCCCCACTAAGGAAACACCCTCCCCCCCTAAATCCCCTTTACCCCctccgcacacacacacacacacacacgcaccccccccacccccggttgCATCAGCCGGCGCCGCCTCCCCACGTGCGCCTCTtaccgcgccgccgccgccgccgccccgccgccccgcggctgCCGCCCGCACAGCCCGCGGCTcggcggcagcgcggcggggagcgccggAGCCAGGCAGCGCCGCAGCGCCGCCGTCCTCATCCCTCCGGCGGGCTCCGcagcggcgccggggccggggcggggagcggggcgagggGGAGGGCGGTGCTCACCGAGCACCGCCCTCCccctcgccccgctccccgccccgacGCTCAGCCCCTTTTTTTGGCTTCCGCTTgcctgcaaggaaaaaaaaaaaacccaaatcacccCCAAACATCATCTGCGACCGGCAGAAACCACCATCTCCTTCCTCCCCGCTGACAAACCCGAGCAtcctccccgccccgcgccccctcccccccccccccccccgaccccaaTGAACGGAACCCAAAAGCTTTTGCATACTCAACGTTTATTAAAAATAGTATGAAATGGTCCCTGGGAGAAGTTACACGCTAGTCGAAGTCCCTTTTTCTGTTCGTTTGGgtcgtcgcccccccccccccccccccgattgcTTGAGATGCGAGTTAAACAACATCCCCCTAGCCGTTTAAACAAATCTAGACGTGCGTGGGTAAAGCACAGATTTAACTTCTATTCATATTTACAATACTTTACAAGCTATATTAAATAAATACGGGCTCTGCTACGGCATCTTAAATATGTACAACATTATTTCTCAGTCGGATTTTACCAGATAGATGCGGGTCCTATCACAGTGGATGCGCTGACTGTAACAAGTGTCCCTGTGGTACAAGCTAGTAAGTACGATGACCAACCAGCCCTCAGAATAACAATTCCTAGCCAACGCAAGATACGTGCGGTAAATAATTTAATCCGTTCTAACAAATTCAAGTCCTTAAATCTTAGTCTACAAGTAATTAGCTGTACACCGATAACTTCAGGTTTTCCTCATGGTAACCAATGTAGTAAATAGTCGGCCCTTCTGGAAGTACAGTGCTCCATAGCTGAGGGGAGTGATACGTGGTTAGTAAAAATAGTACTTCAATTAAACTCCTTTATTTAGTGATATGTTTAAGTGGGTACTGGCTTTATCCACATAATCTGAAGAATTTAAGCACCAAAGAAGAACAACAGTCACACAAGATGATCAGTGTAGACATATTTAGGCTTTCCTTTAGGTACAATGTTTTCAAGTAACAGAATCCAAAGCTGTGCAACAACGATGACGAAGGGGATTGAATGTGCATCGTATTGGAAAGCCTGTTTTTGTTGTAAATGGCAGCATCTATTCCATACActatttgcaaaagaaaggaaTGTATTCTCATTTTTTAAGCTACTTTCATTGTACATAAATTGGATTAGATTCAGCCCTGGCTAgtttagaaaatacatattttacccCTCTCTGCCAGGAAAGATCATTTCCTACTACGGGAGATACATTCCCTGTGGAAAGCAGCTTGTAACTCAACCAGCAGTATCGCTGAAACACCCTGTGCGCCAAACATGCCTCAGGATTAATCTCTCACCCAAGCATCTGGCCAAACCCCGTTTTCTCTCAGGCTTACTGACTCTGGGACTCAAATGAATACATTGCAGGCCACTGCATATGAGGCGCAGCTACTTGGCAAATTCACACCCGGTGGCTTTCCGCTGCTGGGCTCTGTGCTACAAGATACGCAAGATTTTGCCTGAATGTCACAAACACCACGATCACTGGAGGTACCAAACCTGGTCTAGTCATCTTCACAAGCAGCAGAGCTCCCCTTCTACTGCCCAAAACATCCTCCAGGCGAGGACTGCGTCACATCCACAGGTTCACATAAAATGCTGCCGCTGCTCATCCTCTGCCTACTATGCAGTTATAGAAAGCAGAAAAGGCTTCAGACAGATATCAGTCTGGCATCCTTCACAAGCACTAGGACtagattttgtttaaaacataAGAAGCCTGTTCCAAAGTAGCGTATGCACTGGTCCCACACACTTGGAATCTGCCTGACAAAAAGTAACGTGCAAAAAGTATGTGCAACTGCACACGTAGCATGTCAGTGTAATTACCAGAAGCCTGCTCAGAAATCTGCACAGTCACAGGAGTAGCTGCTCATCTAAATGCTCCCATATGTAACCAGAGTAATCACGGGGGTATTTTGGATGCAGAACACTGGCCACCAACTCGAAAGTCCAAATACTAAGGTTTCCACACGATAAAATGGTTTAAGAATCAAATGGCACCACACCTGGTTCGACGGAAAGAATCAAAGGGTATCACACCTAACAAGGGAAGAGATGCAAAGGTTAAACAGGAGATGAGAAGTCCACCTGCACTACGGAGCGAGACCCCAGACAGTGCGCACACGTGGCCTTTTTCACTTCCAGGATTCTGAACCATttgaaaaaaagatacatttcacATCTATTTACAATATTACTGTGATACAATGCCTGATTGTGTAATATTATGGAAATACATGATGCCAGTACTGGCCGTCCTCTGTCATGATAAGGCAGTACAGCTAGAAATTACTGAAAGCATCAAGCAAAGCTACTTGAACTGAGACACTGAAACTTTTCCCTTAAAGACTGGACAATATTCTGCTGATTGGGAGACGGCACTCTCCACAGGTAGTCGTTCAGTTTATCTGAATCACTATATGCAGTCAGATACGGGGTAAGCGTGTGTTTGCTGCTGGCGGACTTTGCAGGAGTACAAGAGACAGTTTTGCCGCAGAGTGTTTCAGAAGGAGCAGCGTCTGCGTTACGCAGTTTAGGATCCGATTTCCTTGTTTGGTTCTGAGAACTCTCCAAGTCAGATCCCTCATCTTCAGACTTTATTTCAACATAGTCATCATCATCCCCTTCTCCTTCTTCAGTATCTTTGAAATTAGAAAAATAGTTCTGAGTCGCCATCTGTGCCGTCAGCGGGGAGGCCCTGTTCACTCTCAGGACTTTTTGAGAATCCTGCAGAATCATATCTGAACAGTTTTCGGGGATCTGCTTTCTCGTATCAGGCCCCGTGCATCCCGAAGCAATACTCGGTGTTTGATGGCTGTTGAATCGGAAGTTCCTATTCGAATGGAGCTTTTTCTTGTCCATTTCATTAGGATACACAATTGATTCTCCAGACCTGTTGACCACAATTGAGGAAGATGACTGCGACCTGCTGTATGCCTGTGGTTTTACATTGCTTACTCTTCTCCCAAGGGAGTTATAGATGTGATCTTGATGTAAATTTTCTTTGTTCGGTTGGCTTATAATGGCGCTCCACCTCTGCGCCGGGACGTGCAAACGGTTAGAAATCTGAAGGGAAGGCACCGAGCCAGCTGATGGCAACTGCCTTGAATTGCTTTTTGTACCAGCTTCTGTATACGAGCTCTTGGACTTTGGGTCTTGGGATTCAGGCCATGGAGAGAAATCGGCCAGCTCACCGTTACTGTACGTAGAATGCAAAAGCCAATCTTCTGCTCTTGAGCATTCACTGGCAGCCTGGGAACGGGGAGGAGAGACAGCCACGGGCGTGGAAAACCTCCCGGCTGATGGCTCCTGAGGGGTGGCCCAGGCTTCCTTTTGGACCTTAGGTGAACTGTCTCTAAAGACGATTTGGTCATAAAGCTGGGAATATTCAGCTATTCTGGCACCTAGAAAGGAGAGAGAATTAACTTAGCAGAGGCAAGCAATCCATTTGAACGAGTCGCgtgaaaatttaaaaatcccaagACGCTTTGTATTCGTCAAGAGAAAAGTTTACAGCTGTGTCAATATCATCAGCGGAAGAGCCGTGCATTGCGTTGCATTCCAGTACATtgtatgaaaaaaagaagcacaaaatGTCTTGCAACAGTGAACAGCCATGCAGGATGCAATGTAGCACACGGTTCCAATAATACGCTGCTTGTTTCATGTTAAATGGAAAAGAACATTCTGAAAATGGCCTGGTAAATAAGATATTTAGGGACTTTTATAAATATCACAAGGCGGCAAGAATGACACTCCAGTGCATGGAGTCCGCTGGCTCCATGTCTCCAATTTGTTTCAATTGACTATGGACAAAAATAGCTCCAAAGCTGTTGCAGATCCACGACTTTGCACATTCATTAGAAAGAGCAAGAAGACAGCTCTTTCTTATCTGACCCCATTCCTTATGCTTATAAGTGTGATTGTGGATGGTACCTGAGCAAATCTACGTGACTTGTTAGAAGGTGAACACACCTGGAAATACACCTTTTAGTCAAACTCTGAAGATCACACTATTAAaggaaataactgcttttctgTAAAGAGGCCAATAGTGCTTCAGGCATAAGTTCTATTTCCAGCCTAAGCTGGATTGATCTTTCTTGACACTACCCCACTATTTATTCCCAATTTTATCAAGTAACAACAAGAATTTATTGCGATATAAAGGACTATTCAAGTTAGGGGCACTCACAGAAAACTCATTTCGGTAGTAACACAGAAAATGCAATACTGATACTCAACTAGTAAGGTGGGGAAAATTCATAATCTTCCAATTCAGTACACAAATTTCATTGAAAGTtactaaaaaaatatatctgtatagaaatatttttgacGTACCAATAGCAGGACCGCCTTGTTTCTTCTCCTCCAGAATGGCAGCAAGAtctttgtgtttcagtttctgttgTCTGCTAGCTGGCTGTTCCTGCTCTGGACTTTTAACTTTCAAAAGCTGGTTAGCCTTCTTAATTTTTTGACTGTACTGCCTTGCCATCATAAAAACTCTGTTCTTTGTTTTATCCACTACAGCCAAGTCATTTTCCATGCCCTCTGTATGCGCGTTGGACAGAACACTATTGGCAGATTCATATGGGCTGTCTACAAAAGGCATCTCACTGGAGAAGGACGATCTGTTCAGACTCATAAAAGAGTTCTCCTTGCACGGTGTAGTGTCTTCAAGCCTGAGATTAGCCTCGCTTAAGGTGGCAGCCCTGGGCTTCACAGTTTTAGGGAAAATAGGAGTTTCTGGCAGAGAGAGAGTAGACAGTGAGTACTCTACATCTTTACTCAGTTCAGGTGTACTACCAGCATGCAACCTTTCCTGCATATCATCTTTACAAACAGGAAAGGCTGCAAGGAGACGGTCTCTTgtcttttcctcattcttcttGATGTAGTTCTCCAGGTCATTCCAAATCTCATCTACCTCCTCTGAGAGTTTATCTGCTGCAGACTTATGGGAGAGTGAATCCGAGTTGGAGGAGCTATCTACTAAGCTCAAATAGTCATTGTCGACAGGAACACGATGGTAAGGACTTTCATCTTCACTGAACTGGAGACTCTCTTCGGAAACAAACTGCCGTAGATTGTCACAACATGCAAAGTCTTTTTCCAGGCCCAGAAAACTCCGTCTTTTAGAGCATTTTAAGGGGTcacatttaaaattcagtagTGGTGTTTCTGGAAGCACTATGGTGTCATAGATGTTGTCTTCAACGATCCTGAGCTCATCCAAACTTGAAGTAGGTGCTTCTCTACTGAGTAGTATCTCATCCCTACTAGCACGAATGGAGGCTCTGTTTTGATTTGCTGTCCTCTTTTTGGAGGGTGAGTCcaagctgcttttgttttcagcCTCGTAGAGAGAGTCTCTAGCAGATCTCTGGGGACCACGGTCTGTCTCCTCCTTTCTTGTCAGACCCATCAGCTTTAAGTCTTCATAGCTTATATTATCATAAACATGTTCAATATCATCAATGGTCAGCTCCTCTGAAGATTCGGGATACGCATTCATACTGCTCACCTCTGCTCTCTTCACTTCCCTTCGAGAACTGCGCTCCCCCGTTTTATACCTTGCACTGGCTGGACACGTGTTACTTTCACCAGCACTACTGGCCCGCCTAACAATTTTGTGACGAGTGGGGCTGGAAGTCTCGTTTTGATGCACTACCCCCAAGTGCCAGCTGCATGGCCGCCCAGAAGAACCCCTCCTTTCTCCACCAACAGCTGAACAAGTGTTGGATGTAGACACTGATGGTACAAACATCTGATAGTCGTCTTCATCGTCTTCATTCTCGTAAGGTGGACGCCGGCTGGGAAACAATGCCTGCCTGATCTGATGGTCGGTCCAGATGTTTCTGACAGACGTACTTCCTCCCAGGATATTCATGATTAGCGAGTTGCTCTGGGGCGTGCTGAATTGTCTAGGCGACTGTGGCTGTCTGGCTGTGCAGGAAAACGGAAGATCGGTATTCAACTGGGTTGACTCTTCATCTGAAGGGTCCTTGGAGCTCTGTGGAGATTTGAAATATGCCGGTAACATTAGCCTATCCCCTGCAATAATACAGCAATTCCCTCCATTCACAGAACTGCCATAGCACCAGCGTGTCCCACAGCACGGCGTCAGGTGGAGACGGGCAGGGTGAGCAGGCTCCTCACTAGAGAGCCAGGGAGCCAAGGTGGCAACGCCAGACAACTTTGCCTCCTAATCCTTACCATGGCTCAGAGTTCACTCTTGGCATTTAATAACATCTTACTTCAAATACAAGACACTGGCTTATGTTAACGCATGAGTAATTAAAGGCAAGTTTGTCTGGCAGGAGTTAGATTAAACCTTTTATGCTAACTCTGCAGTTTCACAGTTGGATTAAACTAATCTGACTCTGGGTTTGTGCCAAAAGTTTtgttctcctctctttccccttGCCTATAACCCTAGCAGAAAGGTATGTTATGCTCTCTAGCACATGccactgaaaatttcattttctttttggagtAAGTTTTCATCCAGCTCAGCTAGCAGATGTAATTTACAGCAAGGCCACATGCCTGCTAATGCTAACATGAAGGATGCTGTAGATGTTTCTGGCCAGAGGttgggaaagagagggaaagataATTCCTTTTGGCTTAAGTTAATGCTGATTGGTttggttagttgtttttttttcccctgccccaaAAAGAATAGTCTTTCATCATACAGATGAATATTTCAATGATATGAATATTAATACATGACATAAACAGAAGATGACTTATCTGTCTACCTAggaaaaacacagatttctttGACATATCTACGATGCAtagcaaaacagaagtaaaaacaaaaaaattatatacCTGCGTTTCACACTTGTTGAGATTAACACTTCTCcgtttttcaacattttcagcaGCTTGACTATtaagtctttttcttccccctttcgaTTTCTGCAGTGAGTTTTGCTGCACTCCCTgcgatttaaaagaaaagagcaagggaGGGGTAATAACATCTACAGTTCTTTGTACAGTCTTGTTCAGAAGAATTACTAGCAGCTAGAACAGGCCAGGTATCCACACTGGGAGGACAAAATGCTCATGAGTTGCCAGAGCACTGCCACAAGAATGATTCAGAGCCtagaaaactttctttacaaTAACCAATTAAATTCTATCAATCCATACAGCTTGTCAAAAGGGGTTGAAAGCGGAATCTGTGTATAAAAATATAGATGTAAAAGAATACACAGGAATTGGACAAGGGAAAGGGCTTAATCTCACAGCCAAAGTTATAACAGAAGAAGGTGGTCACACAAAAATTCAATTTTCAAcgttctttttggttttaaaaaggggaggggatAGTCTCACTATCACTTGTGGTCTTGAAAACCAGAAAGAGGTCTAAACTAAAAAATATGCTATCATCCaacttcccagaaaaaaaaaaaaacaacaaacagaaggCCAGAATGTTACGTGTTGAGCAGTGTCCAAATTAACTCAGAGTGAAGGGCACACATTGTGGGAAGGGGAGGAATCAGAGAAGGTATTGTTGCCACACCTAAGATTAAACACTAAGCTACTATTATACATTTTTATAGTGGTATTCTTTTGCACTTACTCATTCTTTTGTACTTATGTCAGGAAGAGGGAGAATTACAAGACTCTGCACTACACTGATACGAGATACTATTTTATCAAAGATTTACAATGCAAATAGTGTAATTTCAAAGAGGAAATGTGCAGTAATCTTCAAAAAGAATTTCAATAATAGGTTTTGGataattcacaaaaataaatggacCACACAAGGATATGACCCCAGCATCAGCTAACCCAAACAAACTGAAAATCTAGGTTCTTTAATACAGCCACATTTCAAAGCTGGGGTTTTAGTCTTTCAGAAGTACTACATATGTGTGGAAACATCATGCAGAGTGGGAAAAACTACTACATGTGCAATAGTAACAGATAAAGAACCTCATTTTCAGAAATCCTACTCACAACTTCTCCTATTAAAGTTCACACGTTCCTAGCTATTGCCAGCAGCTCACAGGTCAAGAAACATCACATCACATGTGGCAGTGCCTGAATCATTAACTTAATATTCAAGACCTTGTTTTGGAGACCTGAAGGTACCGTCTCTGCACGTGGCCTAAAAAGGTTTCTTTCACAGCATCAGCTGGAGAAGCAAGGAAAGGTCAGTTGTGCACAACAGGTAAAAGCAGTAGCTTTTTGTCAGAACTAGGCTTGAGGACTGCAAAGGACTAAGTAAAATATCTTTCAAGCAGTGGGGATTTCTTCCTCTGTATAGGGGCTAATTTTACATCTTCTCTGTTAAAATGCAAGAGGGTGTTGTGTGAGgtctaaataaaagtatttctaagGAGAGGAAGTTGTAAACACTTGTAACACATTCCTGCCTCCCCGCTGTTTGACAGATCATTTTAATCCCTCTCCCATCCTCACCAGggaaaaaggattttattttttcccctctttttcctaCCTGTTCAGACTCTTCTTCATCATCAGCATCAATCTGTTCCGTAGCAGAAGTCTGAAGATTTTCATCCTGATCGCTGCTGTAGGCTGGCTCAATGGACTCTTGAAATTGGCTCTCCAGCACACTGGGTTCCAATGGAACCTTCTTCCTAGAATTCAGCAGGGCTTCATTTGATCCTAGTTTGGTGGCTTGAGACAATAGGGCTCCTTCAATATTGATCcgcttaaaaaaaacacacaaaactttGATTAGAAGTTTATAGAGATTATGTATTTTAGTAGGACACTGTTTTAACATCAGACTTAAAGGCAACATTTAAGCTACATTGTTAGCTGCACTGAAATGAGATttataaagaaatacataaaacaatCAGTATTTCTCCATAGAATatttagaactgaaaaaaaatacacaaaaacccccaccccaatcATGGGCTTCAGTGTTATGGCATCCCAGTGAAGTCATATCTAATGCACCCTGTTTGTAAATCTTCCACAAATGCCCACTTTAAATTTCATCCCAAATAAAACCCTAGGACCTGAAATTCAACATGAGACTTTCAAACTGCACTGGGAACTTCATTACAAATTCTTACAGAAAACGTAAAAATTAGAAATGCTCATTTCCATCTGCTTAAGCTGTATCTGCTCTGTTTGGTCATATATCAtgattgatatatatatatatctctctctatatctgtatctatatatatatctctcagaATAAGCTGAAACTTTCCAGTCTTATTTAATAAGTGCAAAGACAATATGCTCCAAAGAATAAACACTACCTTTATACACAGCACTTCTGTGATTATAGTGGTATTTTTAAGTACCCTGTAGCATTAGTAATTGATTGTACTGTACTATAAAGTACAACAATATATGGAtcagtaattttttctttattagatATTCCTGAAATAGTTAGCTGTATTTCTATTGCTTTCATTCTAGTAATCTTATTGGAGATGCTAAACAACATTtatgattttgtttctgttcttaaaaTCAACACAACCAAGAAGATGCAGATTCTACAGTAAATACTGTACTCTAAGTCATTTGAATGTGTTAAAACAAGAAATATAAGAAATAGCTTACCTTCTGCATATCTGGACTTatatctgaaaacagaagtaaatactTCATCGTAAGTGAATAATCAAACCGGTGTCAGCCTATGCCCATTTTAATGCTACACTAATATTCCACTTACAAATTCCCAAAAGGGGGTTAAATGCAGCAGCAATTGAGCAAACAGACTATAGGGTCTCTGATAAAACAGAAACAGCATGAGCTTTACCACGGTTCCACTTGAGGTCCTGATTTTGCAACACTGATATGACATGAGCAACTACTCACAATGGCCAAGACTCTGCGTGTCCAGTTGCCAGTTGCTAGGATGTTTACAGGACCAGAACCCAAGTGTGAAAAGCAGACATTAGATTTAAACACTaacgttttgttttctttgcacacttcctcctccccccacaaTGTATTTATGGAAAGTTATAGGAGAAAAGGATCCATCTTTACTTGTTCTACAAAGTACAGAAGCACTGGGTCAATAAACAGTAGACGAAGTAGCTTACCATTTGACTTCAAAACTTTATGGACTCTAGATGAGGGTTCTGAAAAAGACAACAACATGTTTAAGCACTCCAGCATTCTGAAGAAAGATATGGGCGTCTTGGCCAGCCTTTTATAACACGGATACCAAAATTTAAGCTTCTGAGCCCACGCAGGGAAGCCAGATTTTCATTTCTTAATCACCCAATTTCCTcacaaaaaagtatttgttgAAGTGTCAAACCTACAGCTGTTACCAAAGAACATACATGTTTCTTAAAGCAGTAGCAGCTGCCCTCCATATAACAAGCCACACGTAAATTTTTATCCCATGTTAAGATTCCTGCTTTCAAAAGACTTGGTCATCTCTGTTACTGCTCTAAGTTGCTGGAGGTTTCCTATTAGAAATATGTACGAGGTACCAACGGCTCAGCAGAGCTTTAAAAGCCTAAGTAGCTGAATGTTACATAGGAGGCCATTTGATCAGGATTTTGTATTATTCCTTTTACAGGCAAAGCAGCACCAATGCAATCCTTCACCTCAGAAACAAAGGAAGATGcctgaaaagtaattaaaatttgATTGTTTTTCAGACACAAATGCTGCTGTATGGTAAATCACTACATCAATACTCTCATGAACCTTGTTTAAGTCATTCCCAATACACAACGTTACACCCTCCAAATTGGAAAGATCTTTAAGTAGCTGAAGAGGGGAACACAGTGACTGCAATATGAAGTCACCCAACTACACAGACATTGGCAGTGGCTTCAAGAGGAAACTAACAGTAACTATGGATCTATGTTCGagctaggaggggaaaaaagccccaaagttAGCATAACCACCTCTCGAATCTCTATTATCCATAAGGCAGACATTACACTAAGTAAAGATAGTAATCATGTTTTGAAATAACAAGCCTATCATAATCAGGATGGAACCACTTCttagactaatttttttttcgtgggggtggggggtgggggaggcgcAGCGGGGAGAAATATCAGATTTAAATAATGTGACTGGCTTCCTGCACATGCATTCTTTTATCTATTAGAAAATATCAACTGTTCTTTATGCATCCACCATTAGGAATGTATATCCACGAAATAAATGCAAACAGcggataaaaaaatcaaacaacaactGTTTAATAAGATGCTCCACCCATATCTGAGAGATACTGTGCCATGTTAAATCTGCATGAGTGCAGGTTAAAGACCAATTCCACGTGCCCAGCCTCACCCAACCCTAAACAGccctgcttgtttttccttttgtcatcttGGTGTAAAGGAGTTTATTCACCTGATTTCCTTCTCACTCTGTGAGGAGCAGTGCCTTCTTTAGGCTGGTACGATGATTTCATTTCTCCCTCAGGGCTGTAGTGGAAGCCCGGGTGATCTGTGGAATAAGCAGAGGCACAAGGAATAAGAGAGTGACAAGGGTGTCACTCCACACACCTCGACAGCTCTCTTCGGAGGCAGTGCCATCATCCCTTTATGACTGATATAGTGGCACTTCATCAGAGCCTGAAGCAACACTGGCAAGATATGCTGCTGTACGGTAGCTGTTAACTA
Coding sequences within it:
- the PLEKHG1 gene encoding pleckstrin homology domain-containing family G member 1 isoform X1 encodes the protein MPDKTPGGTEPVPRNEDDFHLPLDVLPAVTEALDSKTKGEDLHKESRPFRYCEKKTMDLSDSDRPVSFSSTSSSASSRDSHCSFGSRMTLVSNSHLGLFNQDKETGAIKLELVPARRFSSNKPRKNSPAEQEDPEESLEKRLSMPRKAEPKGASKNCAMSLVTEPTSPKLLYVDRVVQEILETERMYVQDLKSIVKDYLDCITDQTKLSLGTEERSALFGNIRDIYRFNSELLQDLENCENDPVAIADCFVSKSEDFHIYTQYCTNYPRSVAVLTECMRNKALAKFFRERQEALQHSLPLGSYLLKPVQRILKYHLLLHEIENHLDKDTEGYDVVLDAIDTMQRVAWHINDMKRKHEHAIRLQEIQSLLTNWKGPDLTSYGELVLEGTFRIQRAKNERTLFLFDKLLLITKKRDEMFAYKAHILCGNLMLVEVIPKEPLSFSVFHYKNPKMQHTVQAKSQQDKRLWILHLKRLILENHPAKIPAKAKQAILEMDAIHHPGFHYSPEGEMKSSYQPKEGTAPHRVRRKSEPSSRVHKVLKSNDISPDMQKRINIEGALLSQATKLGSNEALLNSRKKVPLEPSVLESQFQESIEPAYSSDQDENLQTSATEQIDADDEEESEQGVQQNSLQKSKGGRKRLNSQAAENVEKRRSVNLNKCETQSSKDPSDEESTQLNTDLPFSCTARQPQSPRQFSTPQSNSLIMNILGGSTSVRNIWTDHQIRQALFPSRRPPYENEDDEDDYQMFVPSVSTSNTCSAVGGERRGSSGRPCSWHLGVVHQNETSSPTRHKIVRRASSAGESNTCPASARYKTGERSSRREVKRAEVSSMNAYPESSEELTIDDIEHVYDNISYEDLKLMGLTRKEETDRGPQRSARDSLYEAENKSSLDSPSKKRTANQNRASIRASRDEILLSREAPTSSLDELRIVEDNIYDTIVLPETPLLNFKCDPLKCSKRRSFLGLEKDFACCDNLRQFVSEESLQFSEDESPYHRVPVDNDYLSLVDSSSNSDSLSHKSAADKLSEEVDEIWNDLENYIKKNEEKTRDRLLAAFPVCKDDMQERLHAGSTPELSKDVEYSLSTLSLPETPIFPKTVKPRAATLSEANLRLEDTTPCKENSFMSLNRSSFSSEMPFVDSPYESANSVLSNAHTEGMENDLAVVDKTKNRVFMMARQYSQKIKKANQLLKVKSPEQEQPASRQQKLKHKDLAAILEEKKQGGPAIGARIAEYSQLYDQIVFRDSSPKVQKEAWATPQEPSAGRFSTPVAVSPPRSQAASECSRAEDWLLHSTYSNGELADFSPWPESQDPKSKSSYTEAGTKSNSRQLPSAGSVPSLQISNRLHVPAQRWSAIISQPNKENLHQDHIYNSLGRRVSNVKPQAYSRSQSSSSIVVNRSGESIVYPNEMDKKKLHSNRNFRFNSHQTPSIASGCTGPDTRKQIPENCSDMILQDSQKVLRVNRASPLTAQMATQNYFSNFKDTEEGEGDDDDYVEIKSEDEGSDLESSQNQTRKSDPKLRNADAAPSETLCGKTVSCTPAKSASSKHTLTPYLTAYSDSDKLNDYLWRVPSPNQQNIVQSLREKFQCLSSSSFA